AAAAATCAGTTGACAGAAACTGTAATATGGAATTCAAAATAAGTTTTTGGTGGTCATAACAATCTAGTGCTTCCCAAGGAAAAGATGAAGCATAGAAAGAAAGCAATTTTAGGTTGAGCATGCCATTAAAAGGAATGTAGATGACGTGTGAGAGATTGATTTTGTGATTCTAAATAGATTGAAATGAACTTTTTGAGTGTTATTCTTACTAGCATGTAATGTGAATGTAAAGTGGCATGAGTTAAATTAGTTTCCTAATCCTAAATATGCTATTCATTGAATTTATGCCTTTGTTTCTTTGACTAGAGGAAAATAATGTTGTAAGCAAAAGGTTTAGTGCTTAAGTGGTTTCTATCGACTCTATCAGCAAGGATTGATATATGTAAGTTCCTCCTCTGTGGAGTAGGAAAATCGAGTatagaaatatatttattttggtCTTTAACACGTGtggtcttcttttttttttttaaaatatatttcctTAATTAAGATATTTCTGTTTTTTTTCCATCTACAAATTCAAGTCAGAAAGTTTAAAAAGTAggattttttattctttctctgtctctgtctctctctctctctctatatatatatatatatatatatatttgtatgtGTGTTTATTGTCCATCGCTTTACTGAAATAGAATAGCAAAGTTTTCACATTTAAAGTTATTAGCATTAGAAGGAAAAGTTGAATTGTGTCTAAATTTAGTGGTGTCATTGTAGAGGGTTCTTAGGATTTTTTTCAAATGTGAATCTTTTGGCTTGTTATAtgcttcaaaacaaggtgagcGTTATTTTGTTGTGCAATCCTAGCAGTATGTGCCTATGTGGTAAATAACTCATCTAGCCATGAACAATTCGTCAGCATTAGTAGGATCAGCTGAGGAAGAATTGTGGGTTTGGATGTATTCATTTGTGTATGACAAGGGAGAAAGTTCATGTAttattccttttttcttttgttattttttaagtttGGGGGGAATAAATTGTGAGTGCTTTTTGAGTGAGTGAAGGAAACAGTTTTTCTTTGTTCTTATATATTTTTGGATTAGCAGGTACATGTCTTTCAACTTTTTGTTGATGCTTTCATTTCTTATAAATGACTCTTTCTTTGTTTATGTGTTCTCTTTCCTATATTTCAATTGCTCACTTTCCTCTTGCTATCTGCTTTAGTTAGTAAAGGGAAAggaaaaaatatgaattttttttttcaatcttgACATGGTTTGATATGTGTTCTTTTGGTTTACGCTATAAATTATGATGAAAGCTTAACCATCAAACATTATCTTGTGATGGTCTCATTCGACTTGATGTGCATTTCAATTGGAATCCCTACACTTCATCATCTACAATTTGACTTGATATGCATTTCAATAGTGAATGAAAGATTGAATGGAAGGTGTATTGATGCATGATGCCTCCTACATTTCATCATCCAGAAAGGATTAGATGTACGTAGGTAGCCTTCCCTTTGCATTGCATAGAAGCTGTTTGATGGTGTAAGTCCTTCACCTCTGGATCAAAACAGGCAATGTTATTATTGCACCATTGCTTGCCACCATACATTATTGACGCAGAAAGGACTGTTTATGATATAAGAttgatttcaataaaaaattcctCTAAATACTTCTGGATAAGGGAAACAAAATGTTCTAATAATTTGTCTTCAAGTGCATGACTGCAGGAACATGTAATGTTGGACGAGATTTAGACATGCAGTTAATTTTGCTTTGTTGGATATGCATATAGATATTGACATGTAAAATTTTGTGTATTCACATTTTTAGCTGTGGACAAACTAGATGTTTCAAAATTGTTTATTTGTTTTGTGATGTCATTCTTTGCTTCTCGTCTTTTACACCCCTGAATAATTTAAAGGTACCATTTGTGAATGTAGTTACATATTATAATTTCTTGCATGCATCAATTCAACTTCTGCAGTCCTCCTGCCCgcttcaaaaaagaaaaaagaagtcgcttattaatatcttttaatattttaacctattaattaatttggtgAGGAGAATAATGCCTTTGGTCTAAAATTATGGGGCCAAGTTAAATGAAACAgggataaaaatttttaattgatcTTGTAAAATGGCAGAATTCATTGGGATAATCAAATAAAGCAACAACCTTTTTGTTAAGGTTTCTTATTTGTCATGTTGAAGGGAAGATTGATcttattcatattattattataaacaaCAAGGTTCCTTTTGCTGTTAGATGATCTGATAACTAAGTTTACAGTTATGGTAATTATTGTTATTTAGCATAACTAGAGAATGCAACTCTTTGTCTAATACGTAAGAACGAGAAGGTGCCTTATGTGCTGATTTTATCTATcagttttattattgataaactGGGCATTTATGTTTTAATTTCAGCTGttcaatatataaatttctgATGATCTGATTTCTATTCATATAAACCTGCATTATGCAACTTTGCAGCTGCCGTTCCACCTTCAAGCAATTCAGCTAACAGCAGCCAAATGCAAAATACTGAAGTTGAAGGAAGTAATCTGTCTGTAAGTGCCCAACAGTCCCAAGATAATGTCTCAAGTGCTACCGCTAGCTTCATGGACAGGTCTTCAACTGATTATAGAACTGAAGAAGCTGTCTATGAGCCTACTAATGATAAAAAAGGTTCTACATGTGACTCAAACACCATCCAACTTGGGACCCAAGCAGATACATCATGGGAGATGAATGAGAAAACTGCTGGTGAGGATTTGGCAGAGAATGTTGCAAAAGGAAATGAAGAAACTCAGACTAAAACAAACAGTGCAGTTGATGGCTTGACTGAGATTGATACAAATACAAATGAAGAAACTTCTTTAGGTAGACCTCTGCTGGATGCTGTGGTGTTGCCCTGTGACAATGTAGGTGAAGCATCTGAGTCAGTAGGGAAAATGGAGGATATAATGTCAGGTCCTGTATCAGCTGCTGGAGTTATTCAATTGAAGGAACAATCTAATGATGAGTTAGACTCTAAGATATCTTTAAATGATCTCCCTAATGAAATCAAATCTGTTGAACTTGTAAATACTTCCATAGGTACTGCTCAGGTCAAGGCAGATGATGATCAAGCAATGGATGCTGCCAATTTGGGCAAGTCAACTAATTTTTACAATGGACACGTGGAAGGAAATGACAATGTCCATGTGCTTTCAGTTCCTGATGATCTACCTGTAGTGGACAATGCTGAGGTCATGATTAGAGGTTTTAAAGATCATAAAGGAGGGGGGTTACTTCAATTAGTAGGTGTAGATTTCAAGGATGATTCTTCCAATTTCTGTTCAAGCATATTGAATGAAGAAGGCACAGAGGTCTCTGCATCAGACATGCATGCTTTGAAAAGTGACCATGAACAAAAATGTGAGAGCGATGAGCATGTTGTTGAAAATTTTCCTGATGAAACAGAACCCGTCATGCCTCAGGTCAAGATGACAGGTAATGAAAGCCAAAGCACAGAACAGATTGGTGTCCCTACAGCTGCAGTTGCTATTGCGATTGAGGAGAACGGTCCTCTTCAGTGTCCTGAAGAACAGCTACCAAGTGATTGCTGTGAAAGTTCATTGCAGAAAAGTTCTGTGGAACATGCTACAAAGGTTCTTCCAGATATGAATCCTGTGGCTGCACAAGTGATTTCTGAAGTCATGCAAACAACCAACTTAGTTGGTGCAGATGATGCTGATGATTATGAAAATAGTAAAATCAGAAGATGTGATATAGCTGAAAGTGAGGACAAAAGAATTACAGATAAGAATAGTACAGAAAACATCATAGCAAATGAAACTGTAACTGAGGAAGGTTATTCGACATTAGGGTCCATGGAGGGAAAGGTTTCAGTGGAGACACCAGTGTCAACGACTGAATCTGGTGAAAATCTTCAGGAATCTAATTTTACCTCAGAAAATGTAATTAATGCATCCAAGAGTAATTTATCAGAATATGAGTGCTTGCAATTGAGTACAGTTTCAGATAATCAGAAATGTGTAAAGGAACTTGAAAGCAATGGCAACAGGAAAGTACAGGTGGAGGGTGGTGATAAAGTTAGTGCAGCTGCAGAATCGATTAATGTTGAAGACAGTGATGAACTACAGAAGTCTGCAGATAAAGTTGGAGATGTTGAGCTATTACGAGGGCCTTCGGATATAATTAATGATGTTGTATTACAGAAGTCTTCAGAAGATGGGACAAAAGAGCCTCAACTCTCCCCTTCAGATATTTCATCATCCATTCAAAATTCTGCCACTGCTGGAGATAATTCTGCTGGAGATTTTGTAGGGGTTGTATCTGAGAATCAATTGGAGTCTTCTCCTGATGAAGGTGAAAGTAAATCTGTTGCCCAACAACTTGGTGCATCTGTGACTGACTTTTCTGTTGATTCAGGTAGCCAAACTGATAGTTTGGAAGGCCACTGGGGCTCTGTATCAGGTACATAGGCTTAAACGTTTCCTTAATTTGTGCAACAACTAGGTAGTTACATATGTTTTTACTGCTCAAAATATATATCTTAGAAGAGTAATTAGGCCAATCGCTGAAACGCCCTGCATTACATATTAAAGTTGGTTCAAATCATAGATTGCAaacgttaattttttttttctttgtcaaAGGTAAGAAGCAAACATTAGTTAACTATGTATAGAAATGTGTGTTTTTTTATATTTCGTCAGAGAAACATTAACACAACTAGGTCATTGTTGAAAAAAGTTCTTAAAAAATCTAGACTAATAGTGTTATGTCAACTCGGCtactaacaaaaaaaaaaatgcatttcttttaaattgatGAAGTCCTGATTGTATCAGAACACATCTAATCAGCTTGTTTGAAAACTGTTGTTTTTCTGATGAAGTTACAGGTAGGTTTATCATGTTTCCATTAATTTTATGTCTTGCTTTCAATGTGTGGAACAGTCCTTTCTACTCAGTCAGATATGCCTGCTATTGTTGATGCTGAGGCATCAAATGGCTCAAAAGCATCGGTAAAAGCAGAGAAAGCTGACTTGACGAAGCCAAAAGCTTTCTCAGAGGGGCAACATTCTGACAAATCAGATATTTTTGAGCCTCCATCATTCACGACATTGGTTGAACCTAGAGATGGAGACaaagctgctgctgctgcttcttCCAAAATACAGACTACACAGAATCCAAACCAACCAGCTGGTTGGTTTCCCTCTCTTACTCATGTCACGAATGAGTCGCAAGGAAGAAAAAAGAATGAAGAAATAATTGCCAAGGTCACAAACTGGAGCGCTGGGAAACAGCACACTCCCTTGAAGAACCTTTTGAGTGAGGCTAATATCGAAACCAAATCCAAGTCGCTGAATGCCAAGGAAAATCTGGTGGTTAAAAAAGACGAAAGCAGTTCTAAGGATAACGGTGCTTCAGGTCCTCAAGTGCCTATATCTGAGCCTGTTAAGAAAGAGGCAGGGAAAGAATGGAATTCTCCGGCAAGGTATCCCACAGACATTAAGGGAGAGAAGAAGAAAGTAAAAGGAAGACCATCATGGGCACAATTTATGTGCTGCGCTTCTGTAAACTAGGACATTGGATGTTGTGGTGATATAATATAGAGATAAACCGTGCTGTGAATTGAAGTCACAGTTGCAAATAGTTTACCTACGTGGTATTAGCCATAGTTTTGAACATTATATTATATACATAAGATTATAACAGCAGGTATATTGCTTGTTGTTTTAGCAGCTTGTCTGAGGTTTTGGTTGATTATAATGTTATGGTTTGGTGATTTTTCTGCTTCAATGTTGATGATCTACAGAGTTTCTGTGCCTTCACTAAGCACAATTGCAATGAATTAAACTGATTTTGTTGAAGTTAGCAAAGAAGAGTACTCCTTCAACTATCATGAAAATTGAAGgtggaataaataaataagcaccatcaaaataattagtaaactgcaaaattttctttatcattgttgtaactaaaatttttgggtctaaaattaaatcgaattgaaattattgattttttaaaaatttaaattcgaatcgaattaaataaaaaataaaattaaattaaatttttaaaattaatgttatCTTGGTTTAAACCGAATGCCGGTAAGATATGTACAGGCAAAAATGGCATCTTTTAAAGTATAATTCAAACtaaataagatattttatttttttcttaattattattattatttattataatttttttcagtaCTTCTAAGAATTCATTTTGGAACATATTATTTAagtacatattttaaatttgaatcatTATTCATATTATTATGTATGTGAAATAAaagcatttattttttatatgtacaGACTATTATGGTAGTTTTGgtgaaaatcaaaatatatcacGAGAGTTTTTTTATAAGAGATCCATCATTATCATATATTAATTCTCAAGAAGAAATATATGCTTTGAGAGATTTGAATAAGCTGAATTTTTTTTAGATCAGACGGGTGGTCGTCAAATTGGGATATGATGCTAGGTTAACAATATATTGGACAAAGCTAGGTTATAGCTTAGAGAAAGGGTTGAAAGAAATTTATTACTCTAAAGATAGACATAAGTGACTCTTCTAGCCTATCCAATGATGAAGAGGAAATCAATCATATCTTCATAAAGATCCAAAAAAAGTAATCTGCTATAAATGTAACAAATCCGGTCACATCAGATCCAATTGTTTAAAgcgcaaaaagaagaaaaagaaagacaaTGGAAAGAAAGTTATAGCATTGGTCATCGCGCTCGGTTGAAAAGCCAGTGGTACAAAGCTTATCATGCATTGGATTATGACTAAACGTCTCTAAGTTAGAATCCGGGCTAGAAGCGACGCATATGTCCGCGGCTCATTTGCCAACTCTCAGTAGAGGCCATGCGGACCTCAAAGGCACGTGCCGTTGGCTAAGTTTTTGCAGCGGACGAGCCGCATTGAAGTATAATTCCCACTGGACAGCGGGCTGAATACTTTGCAGGCGATTTAAATACGCAATATGGTATTATAAGTGGTAGAATGGCTTTGCTGCCACGATCCACTAAGATTCAGCTCTTTGTCACTCTGATTCGTCAACTCCAACTTTTCGCTCAGCGGCCTTGAGATTATATATAGTAAGATAGGTTCTAAAATACATCGGCTAGAGATCGATAAGTGATATATTaagatttatataattataccaAGTGGCACTCTTAAACTTATATATTTGTGTTAAATGGCACAcatcatatgttttatttttatttttaaattatattttaatatttaataatattactaattaatatatttataataaataaaatttattacttttattattacagtttatatatgattttttaatttttttattattaatataagtatgtgtctttttaattttctattattactattagtatgtaactttttaatttttttataattttttaataaaatattttaatcacaataaaataaaaattttactatatattttattttaataataaataaattaaaaaaattataaccaatattatcaaatttaaattttattttatttaaataatttataaaattaaaattttatttaattcaaataatttataaaaaataaatagacataaataatataactataataaaaaataagagtgTTTGTAATAGTCTAAATTTAGCTTTACAAACTTTAAATAATTAAGTTATTAAAtctgaattattataatttatcatattaataattttaataattttagtctttccattttttttaaaaaaatataacttttatttatttattttatataaaatcaattAGTATAATCTCTTTCCCCCTACTTTATCTTCTTCATTTTCAATTgactcatatttttaaaattattttttactgatctatttatatttaatgtgAGATGTTTGACTATACAACTTTTAGTCAACTCAATTCTCTtagataaagaaattaaatgagaatTATTTCATTCATGTGATTGTACTCTCTACTGCCATTTTCGTCCCTACTATCTAacattgttaaaatttaataaattttattttttttaaaaatataattttttaaataaaatctattattgaatattaataatatataatagtaaatattaaaatttttaattttttaatataattagttttatttaaacataattttatacttaattaatatttaaaatttttattttaaaattaaaaaatatatattaattaaatttttaatttttttataattttttattttataataataaattatatataaaatattttaatatccaTCCAACATGTGGACAAACTACTGTTAATTCAAATTTTCGGCGTAACCAAAATCTGCTCGCCCATTAACCTTTATATTCAAAACATCCCAACCTCTCATCTCGACAAGCAAGCCACGTGTCAATTTCTGTTTCACGCGCAGCGCGTGCATAATCTGTCTCTCCTTTGTAGAAAGATTGAAAGAAGACCCTGGGTTTAATCCCCGAACACTGAGTGCTGCCTTAGAGCAGCTTCAAGTCCCACCACAGCCGCTTGATTCGAtcatttcaataaaaaaaaaatgaagtatGATAATATTGTACCTCAGATACACCCAAGTAAGACCTTTTGCGATCTGGATCGTCTCTTGGTGCCTGGCCGTCAGCTGAGCTACACCTAGCTTACTCAGCCTAGTACCATATAAAAAGCGCATTTTATTCCTATAGACAGAGAGAGCTTCGTTTTCGCTATCACTTACATAGAgatagagatagagagagagagacaataGCTTGGTGCAAGGTGGTAGTGGTGGTGTCTCTGCTACTTGCTTGGCAAGAAACCGTGAGAAAACAGTGTCTTCTGCTTGGTTTTCTTTTGATTGCTgtggttttctttttcttggggTTGTTATGGGGTTTCCTTTACTGGCGATTCGCTGATATCCCTTTTCAAAAGTTGGTTTAAGAgttatttcaataaaaaaaaaaactggttTAGGAGTATTATTGAGTTGACGATTGAGTTTAACCCTGTTTGATTGGCAAGAAAATGAGAAACACTCGGGGAAATGCATGGAATccgattttaatttgaatatataAACTTAGAACGTTTTCCTATTTGAGTCTCTCTCCGTTGGTTTTTGCATTTCTTAGCTGATAAACAGAGCAGGATTTTGATTACAGTTACGTAATGATAGAGCATTAGTACTTCTTACAGAGGCATCTTCTGCATCTTTTCATAACTATTTTCCATCCCATGAAGAAGAAAATCAATGAGCGTCTTTTATTTTGctctgttttcttttcttttagttGAAGGATCATTGGAAAGATTTTTGAGTCATCTGTTGATATGTTGTGGCTTTTGAGACATATCCAATCCTCTGTAAAATATATACTACATATCACCACATTCTGTGGAATCTTCCATCTACAAACTGATTAGAGGTTTCCCTGCTTAGCATTCAGAAACAATCctttttgtttgcttgcttagaaagaaaatgaaactcTCAAGAAACCCGCAATGAGGATATATATCTTAATTATTGATGAGTTATGAATGAACAGGCAACGTTTGATTATTTGATTGGGGATATATACCTTAATTATTCATGAGTTATGAATAAACAtgcaatttttattattttgtccttTTTCTTTCTGCATCAGGAAATGGAGAAGTTTGGGAACTTGAACACTGATATTCACTTTGATGTGCTCTCCCGATTACCAACAAAAAATTTGGCTGAGTTGATGTTAGTTTCAAAAGGTTGGCACCAACTGATAACTGATCTGTCCTTTATCAAAGTTCAGTCACAAAGAATACAACTACTATCAGGTTTCTTCTTCCAGCAGAGGTTCCAGTGGTGCCGGGAGGACATTGAAACTATCAATTACATTCCTGTGAAATGGGAAGGAGGTGAATTGTACAAAAAAGTCTTTGATTTCCTCCCTCAGGACGTTGTTCTCTTGGCATCCTGCAATGGACTTTTTTGTTGTCGAAGTTGCTTTCCTTTTGAACAGCCAACTCTCTTTGTCTGCAATCCCTTGAACAAGGAATGGATTAAGCTAGACTGGGCTGAACCTGGCAAAGAAAAAAACATTGCTTTAGCATTTGATCCCTTTCACGATTTTTCTGACAATTCAACAAATTTCAAACTGGTCAGAGTTTCACAATCAGAGAATGAGCAGGAAGAATTGTACTTCTCATTTGATATATATTCTTCAAAAACGAAGAGATGGAAACTATCAAAGGAGATATGTTGGTGCAACAGCAATTTGTATAAGAACAAAGGTGTTTTCATTGGAGGGATCTTACACTGGCTTACTGATGCTGATCAGATCCTCACTTTCAATGTTGACAACGAGTTAGCTTGGTTGATTTCAGCACCACTTCCTGCTGTGGAATTCAATAGTGCCCCTGAGTCTTGCATTGGAGAATCTCAAGGCAGCTTACATTATATAATGGTCTCTGAAGAAGGACTTCATGTATGGTTTCTTGAGGATTATTTTGATTTCACGTGGTCACTGAAGCACTGCAAAACACTTGCAGAGATGGAACAGGAACACAGTCAGTTTTTCTACAACTTGGAGAGGAGAGTGAAGCTGCGGCGGACTGTTGACGATAGCCCATGGATGGATCCCCTAGCCTTCAAAGATGGGGTCCTATTGCTGAGAGTATCAAACACTATCTACTTGTATCACATTGAGAGGAGAAAAATGGATCAAGTCTGTGACATTTCCAAGTTTGGTACGTATTCCTTGTTTTGTCCTACTGTGCTTCCTTACTCGATGAGCTTGGTCCCTTTGCTGAGTAAGGCATAATTCAAGTCTTTATACCCTAACCCATGATTTTGACATTGAAGTTGCAGATGTGTATTGCACGTTAACGCATTTTTTTCCTTGTGTATTTTGTTGGTGGCTTAAGTGAGAGACATGAATTTTCTcaagcaataaaaaatcaatattacAATTTTACACTCcgtttttcatttatttcacattaaatatttttcagatAAATATGTATTTGAGATAACGAAAATATTTTcctaattattttaagaaagaaattatttcaaaaaagaaaaaagtaagtcattctaagaaaaattaaaaaaaaaaagtcagttttcgtaattttataattttcattaagatttttatatataaaaatttaataaattttattttttaaattaaaattaaataataaaaaataaattacctgacaaaaaatatttttcatataaaatatttttaaaaaaataattttatagaaaatattttttaaatataaatttattttctgtaaaataaacgaaataattttaataggccctattatattttaaataagacCCATAGTGATTTTAGATAAAACAATGTTTATAGAAAATTTGTATCATGcctaaaaaaagttttttttttttaattgttggcatttattaaaagataaatttgcTGTCTTAAATTGTTGATATtagacatttttattatatatataaatatatactatatatataatttatttatttattttaatcgtGACACCAGAATGGGACTCGGCAAAATGGAAGAAAGTTCTAAGGATTTCAGACATGATTTTGGTTTTTCGGTTTTGGAAGATTTTactttcttgatttttttttttctttttccttattCTAATGAACGACGAGTATTACACCTCCTCGCCTAAGAAAccgttctctttttttttttttttttttttttttctctctctccatCACAATTATTTTACTCAAATAAAAGATCATTTATACATTTTCTCCCATCATTTATTCCACGCACCTTACTCCTGACAAGTGGTGGAATCAATTTGGAAACTCAATGGACTTCAGCGCGATTTATCCGAATTAAAATTGGGTTTTTTTAATCTCTCGTGTCAAAATACATAGATTAACTGAActtattttcatatttctttAGAACTGCGGCatacaattatataaaattgatttcaaagattttttttatatttaattctcTTTTAATTGATgcaaaattgttttttttaaataaacattatttaattttctttaatatggAGCTTCTTTAATTTATACCTTTCaactattatttatataaaggcTTTAAATACATATGTATTATTTTTtgagaaaattaatttaattaagttagaataaattaaaaaaatattaattaaataaaaataattttcacataaattttaaattctttaattgaattatctctaacaaataaaaatttaatggtttagaaaaaaaaccataaaaataaataaataaatattattataacggttaaatatatttttattttaaaaataattatgtatattaattaattaaataaaatgacaGGATCAAAATTATAGTGTATTACTCAATTTTTTagttgtaaaaaaaatttactaatatcaAAATCATGTTACTTGATGCAAATATGTATTTtcatcattaaaattttatttttatttaattttataaaattcttaatatttcatctaattaagaattttaaaagttaattttttttttgaaaatggagattggaaattaagagagtagaatataaaattttttatatttactcaAATGCACTTACTATTCATACACTTATTATCAAACTAAATTTGTAAgcgtaaaattttaattttttttaaaatgagagcgtaaaattttatttaaaagtaagtttatatattttcacatttaaactttatataaaaaaaaacctatTGACACTCCTAAACTTTATAAACCTTTTATagcatatttaaattatttaaaacgaTTAGAATCAAGTAAAGTTTGTTGttgcaaatatttttttaactgaaataaaattttaacacaGTGCAACTGAACATGCATTTGCCTAATTTGTAGATTAAATGAtcaaatttatttctaaaaattatataatgagagttaaatatataaaatttcaatttttaataaataaaattactatttat
The sequence above is a segment of the Manihot esculenta cultivar AM560-2 chromosome 5, M.esculenta_v8, whole genome shotgun sequence genome. Coding sequences within it:
- the LOC110615188 gene encoding uncharacterized protein LOC110615188 isoform X1, which produces MDNQDHRRRHTPGHDSHGVHVCHKCGWPFPNPHPSAKHRRAHRKICGTIKGYKLVDSESPAHLTVSDDEHLSDEDRKTRGPRILGRSNNEKGSVETGDRSGRPENEVFSDSGFRRGIEESPDDVNMPAKNETTATLSVKDGAIAAAVPPSSNSANSSQMQNTEVEGSNLSVSAQQSQDNVSSATASFMDRSSTDYRTEEAVYEPTNDKKGSTCDSNTIQLGTQADTSWEMNEKTAGEDLAENVAKGNEETQTKTNSAVDGLTEIDTNTNEETSLGRPLLDAVVLPCDNVGEASESVGKMEDIMSGPVSAAGVIQLKEQSNDELDSKISLNDLPNEIKSVELVNTSIGTAQVKADDDQAMDAANLGKSTNFYNGHVEGNDNVHVLSVPDDLPVVDNAEVMIRGFKDHKGGGLLQLVGVDFKDDSSNFCSSILNEEGTEVSASDMHALKSDHEQKCESDEHVVENFPDETEPVMPQVKMTGNESQSTEQIGVPTAAVAIAIEENGPLQCPEEQLPSDCCESSLQKSSVEHATKVLPDMNPVAAQVISEVMQTTNLVGADDADDYENSKIRRCDIAESEDKRITDKNSTENIIANETVTEEGYSTLGSMEGKVSVETPVSTTESGENLQESNFTSENVINASKSNLSEYECLQLSTVSDNQKCVKELESNGNRKVQVEGGDKVSAAAESINVEDSDELQKSADKVGDVELLRGPSDIINDVVLQKSSEDGTKEPQLSPSDISSSIQNSATAGDNSAGDFVGVVSENQLESSPDEGESKSVAQQLGASVTDFSVDSGSQTDSLEGHWGSVSVLSTQSDMPAIVDAEASNGSKASVKAEKADLTKPKAFSEGQHSDKSDIFEPPSFTTLVEPRDGDKAAAAASSKIQTTQNPNQPAGWFPSLTHVTNESQGRKKNEEIIAKVTNWSAGKQHTPLKNLLSEANIETKSKSLNAKENLVVKKDESSSKDNGASGPQVPISEPVKKEAGKEWNSPARYPTDIKGEKKKVKGRPSWAQFMCCASVN